A genomic window from Brassica oleracea var. oleracea cultivar TO1000 chromosome C8, BOL, whole genome shotgun sequence includes:
- the LOC106307913 gene encoding transcription initiation factor IIA large subunit-like yields MATTTTTSGVYIHVIEDVVSKVREEFINNGGPGESVLSELQGIWETKMMQAGVLSGPIDRSSAQRSTPGGPLTHDLNVPYEGTEEYETPTAEMLFPPTPLQTPLPGTADNSSMYNIPTGSSDYPTPGSENGIHADVKARPTPYMQPPSPWTNPRPDVNVAYVDGRDEPERGNSNQQFTQDLFVPPSGKRKRDDSSTQYQNGRSIPQQDGASDDMPQVSLEGDTFCITFVGERKFPRDLLCSSSTIPQADGPMPDPYDEMLSTPNIYSYQGPNEDLNEGRTPAPNEIQASTPVAVQNDIIEDDEELLNEDDDDDELDDLESGEDMNTQHLVLAQFDKVTRTKSRWKCNLKDGIMHINDKDILFNKAAGEFDF; encoded by the exons ATGGCTACAACGACGACGACGAGCGGTGTGTATATCCACGTCATCGAGGACGTCGTCAGCAAAGTCCGCGAGGAGTTCATCAACAACGGAGGTCCCGGCGAGAGTGTTCTCTCCGAGCTTCAAGGA ATTTGGGAGACGAAGATGATGCAAGCTGGAGTCTTGTCTGGACCAATCGACAGGTCGTCGGCTCAGAGGTCGACACCTGGAGGTCCGCTGACGCATGATCTGAATGTTCCTTATGAAGGTACTGAGGAGTACGAGACTCCTACAGCTGAAATGCTCTTTCCTCCG ACACCGTTGCAGACCCCTCTTCCGGGGACGGCTGATAATTCGTCAATGTATAACATCCCCACTGGGTCTAGTGATTATCCAACTCCTGGAAGTGAGAATGGAATCCATGCTGATGTCAAAGCAAGACCCACTCCTTATATG CAACCTCCTTCTCCATGGACAAATCCAAGGCCTGATGTCAATGTTG CTTATGTGGATGGCCGTGATGAGCCTGAGAGAGGGAACTCTAATCAGCAGTTCACGCAG GATCTATTCGTGCCACCTTCGGGGAAACGAAAGCGTGATGATTCTTCCACACAATATCAAAATGGTCGGTCTATACCACAACAGGATGGTGCAAGCGATGATATGCCTCAG GTAAGCCTTGAGGGTGATACATTCTGCATAACCTTTGTTGGTGAAAGAAAGTTTCCACGAGATCTCCTCTGCTCATCTTCAACGATCCCTCAAGCTGATGGGCCAATGCCTGATCCTTACGATGAAATGTTGTCGACACCAAAT ATATACAGCTATCAAGGACCCAATGAAGACTTAAACGAAGGCAGAACACCTGCTCCAAACG AGATCCAAGCGAGCACTCCTGTTGCTGTACAGAACGATATCATTGAAGACGATGAAGAGCTGTTGAATGAAGATGATGATGACGACGAGTTGGATGACTTGGAAAGCGGTGAGGATATGAACACACAGCATCTGGTTTTGGCTCAGTTTGACAAG GTGACTCGGACAAAGAGCAGGTGGAAGTGCAATCTGAAAGACGGGATCATGCATATAAACGATAAGGACATTCTGTTCAACAAA GCAGCAGGCGAGTTCGACTTCTGA